The sequence below is a genomic window from Streptococcus oralis.
AAGGATCCTCTTCTTGGGCATAGAGGAAAATCAAACCATCTACACGCTTACCATAGACCATCTGGGAAATAGCTTTGAGCCGCTCTTTTGCATCTTTCCCCGTTGCAATCTGGATAGCATAGTGGTTCTCAGATGCCACTTGGGCGATCCCTCGTAGAACAGATGGGAAGAAAGGATTTTGGTAAAAGGCATCCGAGTCGTCAGGGAGCACTAGGCCGATAACTTGAGTATAGCTACTTACCAAGCTACGAGCATTGAGATTGGGGTGGTAGTTGAGCTCCTTCATCGCCTTGCGAACTCGTTTTTTGGTTTCATCACTAATCGTTGATTTGTTTTGAATAACGCGGGTAACAGTTGAAGGTGAGACACCTGCTGCCTTGGCCACGTCTTTAATCGTAACGGGCATAAAAATCTCCTATTTATGATAATCTGGATCACGGAAGTGTGTCTTGTAAAAAATGGTGACCAGATAAAGAACAAAAAGAATGTTTTGTACAGTGATAAGGGTCGCCATATTTTGGCCAAAAAGTCCCAAAATAAGCGTAATCAGAGTGGGTAATCCTAAACAGTTCAAGATAAAATGGTAGCACTCTTTAAAGCTCCTAAATGAAAAGAGGCGTGATTTTTTGGTGATATAAAGGAGAAAGCTAGCTCCAAGAGAGACAATGAAGAAATTCAATCCAAAGAGGAAGCTTGCACCAAGAACGAGAAAGAGACTGATATAGACCCGGTTTTGTTGATACCAGTCTTTAGAAATGGCCTGGGTAAGATCTTCCTTACTCTGGAAACTCTCCGTTTGAATCGCGTGGTAGTGAATACGAGTCAGCTCTTTACTTTCCTTGCTGATGATGAGTTCTTCCGTATCAAAATGAAGTTGTAAGTCCTTTGGCAATTCTTTGCTTTGGCTTGGACCAATCAAAAGAGAAGGCTGCTGATTCTTAGTGCCCGAGTAGTTCAGTTTTCCATCAACGATTTGTGCATTCTCTGACAAGTCCATGATCGCTTCATCTGTCAGTGGAGTGTAGACATTATCGATAAAAGTATCCAGTGGATACGTTTCCTGCGAACTGTTTTGAATGGCAATTGGAACCATAGACAAACTGATGAGGAAAATGCTAGTAAAGAGAAGCTGAAACCAGTTGAGGCCGAAACGTTTTGATAGGGGCTTACGAAATCCCCAGATACTAGAGAAATACGAGAATGGATATGGAAGCATAGGCATCTTTCTAAAAGTGTTTTCTATATGAGTATTATATAGAGAAATGTGCTTTATTTCAAGTCTAGGAGATAAATTGCTTGTTGCAAGAATATTATTTACAGTAACAATCGCTAATACTCAATGAAAATCAAAGAGCAAACTAGTAAGCTAGCCGCAGGTTGCTCAAAGCACAGCTTTGAGGTTGGAGATAAAGCTGACGTGGTTTGAAGAGATTTTCGAAGAGTATAAAATGAAAAAGGGTGGCGGGGATAAATTATCCCTTGTCGCCACCACTTGTAAGTCCTGAAACAAAGTTCTTTTGTAGGAAGAAGAAGAGAATACAGATTGGAAGGGCGATGAGGATAGCACCTGCTGAGAAGTAGGCAATCTTCATGTTTTTCACATTGCTAACGAAGGTTTGGAGACCAACGGCAACAGTAAAGTATTCTTTCTCACGAAGCAAGAAACTAGAGAGGATGTAGTCCCCGAAAGGTCCCATGAAGGCCCAGAGAGCTTGTACAGCCACCATTGGGCGAACAAGAGGGAGAACAATTTGCCAGAAGCGACGGAAGTGTCCTGCACCATCTAGTTTCGCAGATTCGTCAAGAGACATTGGCACAGTATCGAAGTAGCCTTTCATCAGCCAAGCATTCATCGGGATACCTCCACCAACATAGAGGAAGATGAGGAACCAGCTATGGTTAAGGGCGTTCAACATAAGCGCCATAACGAAGAAGGCTGTCAAAGCGGCCATGGTTGGCACCATTTGGATAATCAAGAAGAAGACCAAACTTTGCTTACGAGCCAAGAAGTTGTAACGACTGTAAGCGTAACCTGCAAGTACGATGATACTTGTTTGAACAGCCATTGTGATAAAGGCAATAATCAAAGTATTAAGGTACCAAGTACCGTACAAAGTTTCCGTAAAGAGTCCTTTAAAGTTATCAAAATTAAAGTCGATGTTGGTATCGAGTTTAAAGGCTGCGACGTTACCTGTTTTAAAGGCTGACATGATGGTAATCAAAAGCGGATAGATAATCACGATTGATAGGCCAATCAAGTAGAGGTAAGTGAGGGTTTGAGTCAGTCTACGTTTGAGTTTGATTGAGTTATTCATCTTAGACGTCCTCCATATCAAATGCGTGTAGTTTCTTGAATGCGATCATAGAGATAGAGATGACAATGATTGAGATAATCAAGGTAACAGCTGCCGCCATAGAGTATTGAGGAGATGTACCTGTTGTCAAACGGTAAATCCATGAAATCAAGATATCAGTTGAACCGGCTCCGCCCCCGACAGTACCAGGACCTCCACCATTGAAGAGGTACATGATAGAGAAGTTGTTAAAGTTGAAGGTGTATTGGCTAATCAATGTTGGTGCTGCAACAGCCAAGATCATAGGGAAAGTGATGTTGCGGAATTTTTGCCAAGCATTGGCACCATCGATGTAAGCCGCTTCGTAGAGGTCGTTAGGAATAGACTGCAAGATACCCAAGGTCAAAACGTAGATGTATGGGAATCCTAGCCAACCTTGCATCATAATCAAGGCAACCTTAGTCCAAGTTGGATTTGTTTTCCAAGGGATAAGAGCTCCATCTAGGAAAGGAAGGACCTTAGACAAAAGAGGCAAGACTTGCGTGTTGATAGCACCAACACTATCATTAAACATGTTTGAGAATGTCAAGATAGTGATGAAGGCTGGAACAGCCCAAGGAAGAAGGAAAATAACACCGAAGATACGTTTTCCTTTGATAAATGGTTGGTTGGCAATGATTGCTGTAAAGATACCAATGACAATCTGCAAGGTAGAAGCAGCCAAGGCCCAAATAATGGTCCAAGAAAGAACAGAACCAAAGGCTGAACGGAAGGTGCTCAAGCTCCAGATGTTCGTAAAATTGGTCAAACCAACCCAGTCCAACAATTTGTTTGGTGGCAAGTGTTGGAAGTCATAGTTGGTAAAGGCAATCATCAAGGTTACGATAACAGGGAAGATAATTGCAAATGTCATCGCTACATATGATGGGATGATTAAAAGGTATGGGAATCCATTCTCATAAATTCCTTTAATCATGTCCTTGAATGTACGAGCTACAGGAATACCGTTATTGATACGTTTAGCAGTCGTATGTGCATCTTTGATATTAAAGATATAAAAGAGTAAGTAAACGACAACAAAGATAGAATGGAAAGCACCACGAATCAGCATAAAAAGTGAATTATCACGACCAGGTTTGTCACCAAGTGTGATCAAATTGCTCAATTCAGGGCTTGCAAGTGTTAGAAAATACAGAACAAATAGAACAGTAACACCAAGAAAAATAAATCCTTTAGCTTTTTGTTTGTTATAGATTTGTCCTAAACCAGGAATGATTGACAGCAAGGCTGCTTTGCGAGGCTGTTGTTTTTCCATGATTACTCCTTTCATAGGATGCGAGATAAAACTCGGATTCAATCGTAAGATACGTGCGTATGATAATAAGCGTATCTATAAATTCAAAGGGGGATTTTGCTTCCACCCCCCTTGAACAAATCAATTATTCACCAAATTTTTGTTTGATTGTGTCCTTAATCAATGTTACAGCATCGTTAGCAGCTGTTTTCGCATCTTTCTTACCACTTACAGCTTCAAAGAGCATTGTTTTAGCTGGGTCCCAAACAGCTGACATTTGAGAGATGTTTGGCATTGGTTGAGCATTCTTGA
It includes:
- a CDS encoding DUF1189 domain-containing protein, which translates into the protein MLPYPFSYFSSIWGFRKPLSKRFGLNWFQLLFTSIFLISLSMVPIAIQNSSQETYPLDTFIDNVYTPLTDEAIMDLSENAQIVDGKLNYSGTKNQQPSLLIGPSQSKELPKDLQLHFDTEELIISKESKELTRIHYHAIQTESFQSKEDLTQAISKDWYQQNRVYISLFLVLGASFLFGLNFFIVSLGASFLLYITKKSRLFSFRSFKECYHFILNCLGLPTLITLILGLFGQNMATLITVQNILFVLYLVTIFYKTHFRDPDYHK
- a CDS encoding sugar ABC transporter permease, producing MEKQQPRKAALLSIIPGLGQIYNKQKAKGFIFLGVTVLFVLYFLTLASPELSNLITLGDKPGRDNSLFMLIRGAFHSIFVVVYLLFYIFNIKDAHTTAKRINNGIPVARTFKDMIKGIYENGFPYLLIIPSYVAMTFAIIFPVIVTLMIAFTNYDFQHLPPNKLLDWVGLTNFTNIWSLSTFRSAFGSVLSWTIIWALAASTLQIVIGIFTAIIANQPFIKGKRIFGVIFLLPWAVPAFITILTFSNMFNDSVGAINTQVLPLLSKVLPFLDGALIPWKTNPTWTKVALIMMQGWLGFPYIYVLTLGILQSIPNDLYEAAYIDGANAWQKFRNITFPMILAVAAPTLISQYTFNFNNFSIMYLFNGGGPGTVGGGAGSTDILISWIYRLTTGTSPQYSMAAAVTLIISIIVISISMIAFKKLHAFDMEDV
- a CDS encoding sugar ABC transporter permease, yielding MNNSIKLKRRLTQTLTYLYLIGLSIVIIYPLLITIMSAFKTGNVAAFKLDTNIDFNFDNFKGLFTETLYGTWYLNTLIIAFITMAVQTSIIVLAGYAYSRYNFLARKQSLVFFLIIQMVPTMAALTAFFVMALMLNALNHSWFLIFLYVGGGIPMNAWLMKGYFDTVPMSLDESAKLDGAGHFRRFWQIVLPLVRPMVAVQALWAFMGPFGDYILSSFLLREKEYFTVAVGLQTFVSNVKNMKIAYFSAGAILIALPICILFFFLQKNFVSGLTSGGDKG